A window of Sebastes umbrosus isolate fSebUmb1 chromosome 3, fSebUmb1.pri, whole genome shotgun sequence contains these coding sequences:
- the LOC119485914 gene encoding E3 ubiquitin-protein ligase TRIM39-like: MAAASNLLSEDHFLCSICLDVFTDPVSTPCGHNFCKNCINEHWNISDRYLCPMCKKVFNTKPELHVNTFISEMVVQFRQSAQQKTSSSSSEQQVSKPGEVPCDVCTGTKLKALKSCLVCLASYCETHLEPHLTMSGLKRHQLIDPVENLEDRMCTKHDKPLELFCKTDKTCICMLCLVLDHKTHEFVPLKDEYEGKKAELGKTEAEIQQMIQKRRLKIQEIKHSVDLSEEDADREIAEGVQVFTALKESVERGQANLIKTIKEKQRATEKQAEAFIRELEQEISELTKRRAEVEQLKRSEDQLHLLQSVQSLKAAPPTKDWTEVSVRPSTYEGTVVKAVAQLEETLSKEIKKLLDKAELTRVQQYAVDVTLDPDTAHPKLILSDDGKQVNDSDVRKNLPDNRERFSNCVSVLAKQSFSSGRFYFEVQVKGKTKWNFGVARESINRKGRITPKPENGYWIICLRNGNEYKAVDVLRVSLSLKFRPQKVGVFLDYEEGLVSFYDVDAAALIYSFTGCCFTEKLFPYFSPDLNDGGKNSAPLIISPVNQAE; this comes from the coding sequence ATGGCTGCTGCCAGCAATCTGCTATCTGAAGATCACTTTctgtgctccatctgtctggatgtgttcactGATCCAGTCAGTACACCATGTGGACACAACTTCTGCAAAAACTGCATCAATGAACACTGGAATATTAGTGACAGGTACCTGTGTCCGATGTGTAAAAAGGTTTTCAACACAAAACCTGAGCTGCACGTCAACACCTTCATCTCTGAGATGGTtgttcagttcagacagtcagctcaacagaaaaccagcagcagcagctcagagcaacaAGTGTCCAAACCCGGAGAAGTTCCCTGTGACGTCTGCACTGGAACCAAACTGAAggccctgaagtcctgcctggtgtgtctggcaTCCTACTGTGAGACTCACCTGGAGCCTCATCTGACAATGTCAGGCCTGAAAAGACATCAGCTGATCGACCCTGTGGAGAACCTGGAAGACAGGATGTGTACGAAGCACGATAAACCTCTGGAGCTGTTCTGTAAGACCGACAAGACATGTATCTGCATGCTCTGCCTTGTTTTAGACCACAAGACACATGAGTTTGTTCCTCTGAAAGATGAATATGAAGGAAAGAAGGCCGAGCTGGGgaagacagaggctgaaatCCAGCAGATGATCCAGAAGAGACGACTGAAGATTCAGGAGATCAAACACTCAGTCGACCTCAGTGAggaagatgcagacagagagatagcagaaggtgttcaggtcttcactgctCTGAAGGAGTCTGTTGAGAGAGGCCAGGCCAATCTCATCAAGACgatcaaagagaagcagagagcaACAGAAAAACAGGCCGAAGCTTTCATCAGAGAGCTGGAACAGGAAATCTCTGAGCTGACGAAGAGAAGGGCTGAAGTGGAGCAGCTCAAACGCTCTGAAGACCAACTCCATCTTCTCCAGAGTGTCCAGTCCCTGAAAGCTGCTCCACCCACCAAGGACTGGACAGAAGTCAGCGTCCGTCCATCAACATATGAGGGGACTGTGGTGAAAGCTGTGGCTCAGCTGGAAGAGACACTCAGTAAAGAGATAAAGAAGCTGCTCGATAAGGCTGAGCTGACGAGGGTCCAGCAGTATGCAGTGGATGTGACTCTTGATCCTGATACAGCTCATCCtaaactcatcctgtctgatgatGGGAAACAAGTGAATGATAGTGATGTGAGGAAGAATCTCCCAGACAACCGAGAGAGATTTTCTAATTGTGTTAGTGTCTTAGCAAAGCAGAGTTTCTCTTCAGGCAGATTTTACTTTGAGGTTCAAGTTAAAGGAAAGACTAAATGGAACTTTGGAGTGGCCAGAGAGTCGATCAACAGGAAGGGACGCATCACACCGAAACCTGAGAATGGTTACTGGATTATATGTTTGAGAAATGGAAATGAGTACAAAGCTGTTGATGTCCTTCGAgtcagtctctctctgaagtttCGGCCTCAGAAGGTGGGGGTGTTTTTGGATTATGAGGAGGGTCTGGTCTCCTTTTATGACGTAgatgctgcagctcttatctactcctttactggctgctgcttcactgagaaactcttccCATACTTTAGTCCTGATCTTAATGATGGTGGTAAAAACTCTGCCCCTCTGATCATCTCTCCTGTCAATCAAGCCGAGTAG